In Lysinibacillus sp. FSL M8-0337, the following proteins share a genomic window:
- a CDS encoding helix-turn-helix domain-containing protein → MMRKVRGVKELDKYLKSNNCPMSVATLYRLVKRNEIPFNRPAPRVLLFDLDDIDKWLGGETK, encoded by the coding sequence ATGATGCGCAAAGTGCGTGGAGTAAAAGAGTTGGACAAGTATCTTAAATCAAATAATTGTCCTATGTCTGTAGCAACTTTATATAGATTAGTTAAACGAAACGAAATACCTTTTAATCGTCCTGCACCAAGAGTTTTACTTTTTGACCTAGATGATATTGACAAATGGCTAGGTGGAGAAACCAAATGA
- a CDS encoding helix-turn-helix domain-containing protein has translation MAERNFKGVWIPKEIWLAKDLGWSEKVLLVEIDSLDGENGCFASNEYLADFFKLSKDRISKMISSLREKGYITVHLVYKEGTKQIEKRVIRIARQPYPIGENTDTPIGENAEDNNTVFNNTTNNTKDKDSQSSSPLVNPNFEPIKQLFESKVRVATLADCNNIHEALEFYEPQLIKEAILTGANSARSFKYILSILDNWRKELGVKTYADWQVKVSGSNAGSTSKITREVPKIINRRSSNE, from the coding sequence ATGGCTGAAAGAAATTTCAAAGGCGTATGGATTCCGAAAGAGATATGGCTTGCAAAGGATTTAGGGTGGTCGGAAAAAGTACTACTGGTGGAAATTGATTCATTAGATGGTGAGAATGGTTGTTTTGCATCTAATGAGTATTTAGCCGACTTTTTCAAACTATCAAAAGACCGCATTTCCAAAATGATTTCTAGTTTGAGAGAAAAGGGATATATCACGGTACATCTGGTTTATAAAGAGGGCACAAAGCAAATTGAAAAACGTGTTATTCGTATTGCAAGGCAACCATACCCTATAGGCGAAAACACCGATACCCCTATAGGCGAAAACGCCGAGGATAATAATACAGTCTTTAATAATACAACTAATAATACAAAAGACAAAGACAGTCAGTCGTCTAGTCCTCTCGTTAATCCAAATTTTGAACCTATTAAACAACTGTTCGAAAGTAAAGTTCGTGTTGCTACTTTAGCTGATTGTAACAACATACATGAAGCTCTCGAATTTTACGAACCGCAGTTAATTAAAGAAGCAATACTCACTGGGGCAAACAGTGCGAGAAGCTTTAAATACATTCTTTCGATTTTGGATAACTGGCGTAAAGAGCTTGGTGTAAAAACATACGCAGATTGGCAGGTGAAGGTTAGTGGATCCAATGCAGGAAGTACTTCAAAAATTACAAGAGAAGTACCTAAAATTATCAACCGAAGAAGTAGCAACGAATGA
- a CDS encoding DnaA/Hda family protein, with translation MQEVLQKLQEKYLKLSTEEVATNEQKVFTCPKCKDVGGFFEMKVDEDERSITYGKSFQIWVDCSCEKQKIANKLIKASEITDNFKSMTFANYYTDGQSSLVVEAKDLAMKYFKEFEKLNTGRTEAEEMAVGIAVLGQPGFGKTHLLSALSNNMMQKKLKSVLYFPYVEGFDDLRDDFEKLQAKLIRMKEVDILFIDDLFKPVNKRDRNGEVVLDKNNMPIKIPQASSWEIKQIYSVVNYRYMNKKPIFLSSELDFDEMILLDEALGTRLYQMCKRYFLIIDKDLSLNYRLK, from the coding sequence ATGCAGGAAGTACTTCAAAAATTACAAGAGAAGTACCTAAAATTATCAACCGAAGAAGTAGCAACGAATGAACAAAAAGTGTTCACCTGTCCTAAGTGCAAAGATGTTGGGGGTTTCTTTGAAATGAAAGTAGATGAGGATGAACGAAGCATTACTTACGGCAAATCTTTTCAGATATGGGTCGACTGTTCATGTGAAAAGCAAAAGATAGCGAACAAACTAATCAAGGCCAGTGAAATCACAGATAACTTTAAATCTATGACATTTGCAAACTATTACACAGATGGGCAATCGAGTCTAGTGGTTGAAGCAAAGGATTTAGCAATGAAATACTTTAAGGAATTTGAAAAGTTGAACACAGGGCGTACAGAGGCTGAGGAAATGGCTGTTGGGATTGCAGTACTTGGACAACCAGGCTTCGGTAAAACACATTTATTATCAGCGCTTAGTAACAACATGATGCAAAAGAAATTAAAGTCAGTCTTATATTTCCCTTATGTAGAAGGATTTGACGACTTACGAGATGACTTTGAAAAGTTACAAGCGAAGCTTATTCGCATGAAAGAAGTAGATATTTTATTCATAGATGATTTATTTAAACCTGTCAACAAACGTGATCGTAACGGCGAGGTGGTATTGGATAAAAACAATATGCCAATTAAGATACCACAAGCCAGCTCGTGGGAGATTAAGCAAATTTATTCGGTAGTTAATTATCGATACATGAATAAGAAACCAATCTTCCTTAGCAGTGAGCTAGATTTCGACGAAATGATTCTGCTGGATGAAGCATTGGGCACAAGGCTCTATCAGATGTGCAAACGATATTTTCTAATCATCGATAAGGATTTATCGCTGAATTACAGATTAAAGTAA